The sequence TGCTATTAATAACCTGGGGTTATTTACTATGGCTCTTGCTATAGCTGTCCTTTGTTGTTCCCCTCCTGACAATTCTTTAGGATAGCAGTCTGCTTTTTTACTTAAACTAACCATACTCAGTATACTTGGTACTCTTCTTCTTATTTCTTTAGATGTTCCTCCTATTATCTCCATAGCAAATGCTACATTTTCAAATACTGTCTTATTATTTAATAATCTAAAATCTTGAAAAACTACCCCCATTCCTCTCCTAATAATAGGTACGTGCCTATTTCTAACTTTTGTTATATCATTATCATTGAAAAATATTTTCCCTTTAGTTGGTTCTTCTTCTTTTAATAGAAGTTTTATAAATGTAGATTTTCCAGCACCACTTGTACCTACTAGAAAAACAAATTCACCTTTTTCAATGTGAATGTTGATATCGCCTAAAGCTTTAACTCCATTACTATACTGCTTTGTTACATTAATAAAATCAATCATTCCACCACTCCTGTTCTATGCACAGCTACAATCTATGAATTCAACATTTTGTATTTATTCCTATTCAGTGTATTAAACGACAAACTATCTAAAACCAAAATTTGTTTTAAATTTAAAAATTATTAAGGTTCTTTATTTACAATTAGCCTGTCCTAGAATACATCATAAACATTTATACATATGATTTTTTCTACATAAATTTATTTAACATATCAAACATTAAAACTATTTATCTATATTAGTAGCTTTATAATCAAATAAGTATAAAATTAGAAAATTATAAGAATCTTTTAATAAACTGAATTTTGTTTAATAGTTCGTGAATTTTCTTATTTATTGTTATTTCTATGAATATTATAAATCATCTTGTTAACATAAACTCCCCATAATATAATTATAATACTAAATAGTACAAAAAAAAATAGAATTAATCACCTTTAATTGATTATTTCTACTTTTTTCTGTATTTCCCTTTAATATTATTTAGTTTTTAGTATGTTATATATTAATTGTATTCATTTTATGTTTCCATTATTCATAATCTTTATTTGATAATGCATAATTCTCCATTTTTTTCTGTACTAAGTAATGTACTGTTCCTAGTGGATAATTTCCTTTTTCATCTTTAGTTCCAGCTTTTACTCCTGTTAAAATTTCTATGCCTTCATCTATATTATTTACTGCGTAAATTGCAAATATATTTCTATCTACAGCTTCTATTATTTCATCCTTTAACATTAAATTGTTTATATTTTGAC comes from Abyssisolibacter fermentans and encodes:
- the ftsE gene encoding cell division ATP-binding protein FtsE, with translation MIDFINVTKQYSNGVKALGDINIHIEKGEFVFLVGTSGAGKSTFIKLLLKEEEPTKGKIFFNDNDITKVRNRHVPIIRRGMGVVFQDFRLLNNKTVFENVAFAMEIIGGTSKEIRRRVPSILSMVSLSKKADCYPKELSGGEQQRTAIARAIVNNPRLLIADEPTGNLDPDTAWDIMKLLKMINRRGTTILMATHAKEIVDVMKRRVIELDTGIVARDDAKGVYDHGI